The following coding sequences lie in one Aspergillus puulaauensis MK2 DNA, chromosome 3, nearly complete sequence genomic window:
- a CDS encoding esterase-like/phytase family protein (COG:S;~EggNog:ENOG410PMQZ;~InterPro:IPR027372;~PFAM:PF13449;~SECRETED:SignalP(1-19)), whose translation MKWSSLIKALSLTAIPAVAAPSSGTNNPASVVNKTTCGGTTYAYTGLEGYGYIESNARDKYGDTLAGIGSSATLERGSWRKNGNGSYSGIFYLLPDRGWNTNGTLNYNPRIHKFELTLALAPHASAKNPSQPNLGFEYLDTILLSDPTGQPLTGLDADVKGYASFEELPPLPVATYAGNGFGGSGPGGKRVSVDSEGLVIDNEGYFWVSDEYGPYVYRFDKSGKMVQAIQPPDAYLPRRNGTISFNAASPPLYDPEHVTNPEDPKTGRNNNQGFEALTLSPDGKTLHVMIQSALNQEGGPKKKNRQPARVLEYDISNPTKPLYKHEYAVVLPKFVDYTDEDLDEKVASQSEILELPGTSDFLILSRDSFGGGSGDNLSVYRQADIFSISNSTTDLKGAKYDSAGGSIADSKGNLNSDITPAEYCPFLDYNVNSELAKFGLHNGGEQNEHLLNEKWESLVLVPVDPEIKHKSKGEKTEYFLFTFSDNDFITQDGAMNFGRLPYADESGLNLNSQALVFRVEF comes from the exons ATGAAGTGGTCCTCTTTGATCAAAGCTCTGTCCTTGACGGCGATACCAGCTGTTGCTGCTCCTTCAAGCGGTACCAATAACCCCGCAAGTGTGGTCAACAAGACTACCTGCGGAGGCACCACCTACGCTTACACTGGTTTGGAGGGTTATGGGTATATCGAGTCCAACGCCCGCGACAAATACGGTGATACCCTGGCTGGCATTGGTAGCTCTGCCACCCTTGAGAGGGGCTCATGGCGCAAGAATGGCAATGGCTCGTACTCGGGTATCTTCTATCTTCTTCCAGACCGTGGGTG GAACACAAATGGAACCCTAAACTACAACCCTCGTATTCACAAGTTCGAGCTTACACTGGCACTTGCACCCCACGCTTCTGCGAAGAACCCCTCTCAGCCGAACTTGGGATTTGAGTATCTCGACACCATTCTCCTCAGCGATCCAACCGGCCAGCCATTGACAGGCCTCGACGCAGATGTAAAGGGCTACGCCTCATTTGAGGAGCTTCCTCCCCTCCCTGTGGCAACGTACGCTGGAAACGGTTTTGGTGGCTCTGGTCCTGGTGGCAAGCGCGTCTCTGTCGACTCTGAGGGGCTGGTAATTGACAATGAGGGCTACTTCTGGGTCTCCGATGAATATGGTCCCTATGTATACCGATTCGACAAAAGCGGAAAGATGGTCCAGGCCATCCAGCCACCAGACGCATATCTCCCCCGCCGCAACGGCACAATATCCTTTAATGCTGCATCGCCACCTCTCTACGATCCCGAGCATGTGACGAACCCCGAGGACCCTAAGACGggccgcaacaacaaccaggGCTTCGAGGCTCTCACACTCTCCCCTGACGGGAAGACTCTTCACGTCATGATTCAATCTGCGCTGAACCAGGAAGGCGGaccaaaaaagaagaaccgCCAGCCTGCGCGTGTTCTCGAGTACGATATCTCCAACCCCACCAAACCTCTGTACAAGCACGAATACGCCGTCGTCCTCCCCAAGTTCGTTGACTATACCGACGAAGATCTAGATGAAAAGGTCGCTTCGCAGTCCGAAATCCTCGAGCTCCCAGGAACCAGcgacttcctcatcctctcccgCGACAGCTTCGGAGGAGGCTCAGGGGATAACCTCTCTGTCTACCGCCAAGCTGACATCTTCTCGATTTCCAACTCAACTACTGACCTAAAGGGCGCGAAATATGACTCTGCAGGCGGCTCCATCGCTGATTCCAAGGGGAACTTGAACAGCGATATCACCCCTGCCGAGTACTGCCCCTTCCTCGACTATAATGTCAACTCCGAACTGGCTAAGTTTGGTTTGCACAATGGTGGTGAACAAAACGAGCACTTGTTGAATGAGAAATGGGAGTCTCTAGTCCTTGTCCCTGTTGATCCTGAGATCAAACACAAGAGTAAGGGTGAGAAAACGGAGTACTTCCTCTTTACTTTCAGTGACAATGATTTCATTACTCAGGATGGGGCTATGAATTTCGGCCGTCTGCCCTACGCCGATGAATCCGGCCTCAACCTTAACAGTCAGGCTCTCGTGTTCAGAGTAGAGTTCTGA
- a CDS encoding putative tubulin-specific chaperone c (COG:O;~EggNog:ENOG410PK6J;~InterPro:IPR038397,IPR031925,IPR027684;~PFAM:PF16752;~go_function: GO:0015631 - tubulin binding [Evidence IEA];~go_process: GO:0007023 - post-chaperonin tubulin folding pathway [Evidence IEA]), with the protein MSQAGFEQARRPSMSENQTVQNSDIPLKERFFRYFQHEITALQEQMDRLADTSLVGGERTDATDHCLAGIARLSNEVKDAASYIPTYDQRIYAEAIKALQDKLAETRATVEPRPKFSFKNKKNSPAPAISLPDAAEAMAQGQLGVPGYPSPGVSSVGSSAAGTPNYPNTPLNEPDKEFHLLRPNVPTSIPPKVTVDNVSEGLKKEQRSTGFAASSVSSVSVNNHKGIHIMLPSSGSTASVPASVTSMDRCVVDMSIPTANGQPYASLMVKKHHRGQLPAVPHARLQKRGRLPEFVKQSDH; encoded by the exons ATGTCACAAGCCGGGTTCGAGCAGGCCCGCCGGCCCTCCATGTCCGAAAACCAAACCGTCCAGAACTCGGATATCCCATTGAAGGAACGCTTCTTTCGCTACTTCCAACATGAAATCACTG CCTTGCAGGAACAGATGGACAGACTTGCGGATACGTCCTTGGTTGGGGGAGAACGAACGGATGCAACCGATCACTGCCTCGCGGGGATTGCGCGCTTGTCCAACGAAGTCAAGGATGCGGCTAGTTATATTCCGACTTATGACCAGCGAATATATGCAGAA GCTATAAAAGCTCTGCAAGACAAACTAGCAGAGACCCGAGCTACGGTTGAGCCAAGGCCAAAATTCAGCTtcaagaataaaaagaactCCCCAGCCCCTGCCATCTCGCTACCTGATGCAGCAGAGGCGATGGCTCAGGGCCAGCTTGGAGTCCCAGGATACCCATCTCCCGGTGTTTCTTCCGTTGGGTCGTCAGCTGCAGGAACACCAAACTACCCAAATACACCATTGAACGAGCCCGATAAAGAGTTTCACTTATTAAGACCGAATGTCCCAACCTCAATCCCACCAAAGGTAACCGTCGATAACGTATCCGAGGGTCTAAAGAAGGAACAACGAAGTACGGGCTTCGCGGCGAGCTCTGTCTCGTCAGTTTCGGTAAATAACCACAAAGGAATACACATCATGCTCCCATCCTCAGGCTCGACTGCGTCGGTTCCGGCATCTGTCACGTCAATGGACCGTTGCGTCGTCGACATGTCCATCCCAACCGCCAACGGGCAGCCCTATGCCAGCCTAATGGTAAAAAAA CATCATCGTGGTCAACTGCCGGCAGTTCCGCATGCACGATTGCAAAAACGTGGACGTTTACCTGAGTTCGTCAAGCAATCCGATCATTGA
- a CDS encoding uncharacterized protein (COG:S;~EggNog:ENOG410Q2NB), translating into MSHPLVAAVWEQLDRRDLENILHEIIGEHAASLALSSGQHDRVSTIESLTESVLWIQTLFNRQRTQLQGLATPQDCHPYYANRLISSDIIFSTLMYLAKVKTDLFPCSKPTASELLRYRHLMGHTFLVGIRLLILRGDAMTSETKFRLERAMRSAWEHPDLSPSESFLINDLLPKAIASIGSQDLFHAQQSLLTSSKAYIPVFSSRIYPFPGTPDTLVTDLLTALMGKKDDQLTSFCLLFDLLWAAESALIQYYMDRRRISQEQGYTSDAAFEVDEAFHQTQDNRKKLARTILAAFDDEFNTPSLQVLATVIMSQTAGEQAPLQTRRIRDSWNQSAPLRESTDSALGMMVRWLINRRVQMWDCNEESAAFSHDYQQHLANWLQLSPFPAKTRKGNASAVYVVNCPAVHPVPKPLLEEQLRSSDRKAYEEKSQFLTIDTLCPLCPGRVKIQHARMIEPLEQVSDALNFANSESGGRYSFPNSVSRHTASRSSSRTNSTDRLSRMDSLEALRSPVSPISQSLSFFKLSGKGHSPTMPDTTNIFMTRPRTGQPQEKQLIRSLSKDLKSVTLSLTGSTSLFRRNSSKGHHLPRQTKFCFSTSGQSLLLWEPASSYVMRFEINTMDGIKARCHRYDVTGVQHAAAGHQLCAIIASAAEHYELLIFRNKSAIPEAYLTIETPHPYSPVSCMVMSRDDRYVAFTLKDHVRVYEIGAFGIRQVLLGGKTDYYAIDNTTREPHLNGNHKVETTGQDKRSTEEVIATRLQFSIDGRRFIVATHLGNQYAYVDIWNCIEQEWKLEPGGSKYFKLPPWTSDDGDLTCVFYDSFNETIVLTAFIGREYPISYSLSGDKFTSDPVSPRIVHAAQSPSGSRFVMANGMKQMYLCDATASGSLIPTKMKKAISKINPSAFRPDQLAFSFPGENEVFAFWAKEGKLMLRTISLHTGGEAVSDYDLRPEFDRLIAERPLITDFHRPRHQPSSLSRQVDSEIEGLQSIPRPNLPELPAI; encoded by the exons ATGTCACATCCGCTCGTGGCTGCGGTGTGGGAACAGCTGGACCGCCGGGATCTCGAGAATATCCTCCACGAAATTATCGGAGAGCACGCAGCAAGTCTTGCTTTGAGCTCGGGACAACATGACCGTGTCTCGACGATAGAATCCCTAACAGAGTCCGTGCTATGGATACAGACCCTCTTCAATAGGCAACGGACACAGCTCCAGGGCCTGGCCACCCCGCAAGACTGCCATCCCTACTACGCGAATCGTTTAATTTCATCGGATATCATCTTCTCGACGCTGATGTACCTGGCCAAGGTCAAAACGGACCTTTTCCCTTGCTCAAAACCAACTGCTTCCGAGCTTTTGCGGTACCGACATCTCATGGGGCACACTTTCCTCGTGGGGATACGGCTTCTCATTCTGCGTGGCGATGCTATGACTTCAGAGACGAAATTTAGGCTTGAAAGGGCGATGCGGTCGGCATGGGAACATCCTGACCTGTCACCGTCAGAAAGCTTCCTGATTAACGATTTGCTCCCAAAGGCGATTGCCAGTATTGGATCTCAAGATCTGTTTCACGCGCAGCAATCACTCCTCACCTCGAGCAAGGCCTACATTCCTGTTTTCTCTTCTAGAATT TATCCCTTCCCCGGCACACCGGACACTCTCGTGACAGACCTCTTGACTGCACTCATGGGAAAGAAAGACGATCAACTGACATCTTTCTGTCTCCTCTTCGATCTTCTGTGGGCAGCTGAATCCGCCCTTATTCAGTATTACATGGACCGCCGCCGAATTTCTCAAGAACAGGGATACACCAGTGATGCTGCATTTGAAGTCGACGAGGCCTTCCATCAGACTCAGGATAACCGGAAAAAACTAGCGAGGACTATTTTGGCGGCCTTTGACGATGAATTTAACACACCATCTCTGCAAGTTCTAGCGACTGTTATAATGAGCCAAACTGCCGGTGAACAGGCCCCTTTACAGACCAGAAGGATTAGAGATTCATGGAATCAAAGTGCGCCGTTACGAGAGTCCACGGATTCGGCCCTCGGAATGATGGTCAGATGGCTTATCAACCGCAGGGTTCAAATGTGGGACTGCAACGAAGAatcagcagccttctctcATGACTATCAACAACATTTGGCGAATTGGCTGCAGCTATCACCTTTCCCGGCCAAGACTAGAAAGGGAAATGCCAGTGCCGTGTACGTCGTTAACTGTCCTGCAGTCCATCCAGTTCCCAAGCCCTTGTTAGAGGAACAACTGAGAAGCTCTGACAGAAAAGCGTATGAA GAAAAGTCCCAATTTCTCACAATAGATACACTGTGTCCATTATGCCCCGGAAGGGTCAAGATACAGCACGCCCGAATGATCGAACCGCTTGAGCAGGTGTCGGATGCTCTAAATTTTGCCAACTCTGAAAGTGGTGGACGCTATTCATTCCCAAACTCAGTATCCAGGCATACGGCATCCCGTTCGAGCTCAAGAACCAATTCTACGGATCGGTTGTCGCGTATGGATTCCCTTGAGGCTCTGAGAAGCCCCGTGTCACCAATTTCACAGAGCCTATCCTTTTTTAAACTATCAGGCAAAGGCCACTCGCCTACCATGCCTGATACCACAAACATATTCATGACGCGTCCTAGAACAGGCCAACCGCAAGAGAAGCAGTTGATCAGATCTTTATCAAAAGATCTCAAGAGTGTGACGCTTTCTCTAACGGGGAGTACCTCACTATTTAGGAGAAACTCATCGAAAGGGCACCACCTTCCTCGGCAGACCAAATTTTGCTTTTCGACATCAGGACAGTCTCTCCTACTCTGGGAGCCAGCCAGCAGCTATGTGATGCGTTTTGAAATCAACACCATGGATGGCATAAAGGCTAGATGCCACCGGTACGATGTAACCGGAGTGCAACATGCCGCAGCGGGGCATCAATTATGTGCTATTATTGCTTCTGCAGCAGAG CATTACGAGCTCCTGATATTCCGAAACAAAAGCGCTATTCCTGAAGCATACCTGACTATTGAGACGCCCCACCCATATTCGCCCGTTAGCTGCATGGTTATGTCTCGTGATGATCGATATGTGGCCTTTACCCTCAAAGACCATGTTCGAGTATATGAGATTGGCGCTTTTGGCATCCGTCAGGTTCTACTGGGTGGTAAAACAGACTATTATGCCATTGACAATACTACCAGAGAACCACATCTCAATGGCAATCATAAGGTGGAGACAACCGGTCAAGATAAAAGGAGCACAGAAGAAGTTATTGCCACAAGGCTGCAGTTCTCCATCGATGGCCGACGCTTCATTGTCGCGACACACCTCGGGAACCAATACGCTTATGTTGATATATGGAATTGTATTGAACAAGAATGGAAGCTGGAGCCAGGTGGCTCGAAATATTTTAAGCTCCCACCT TGGACAAGCGATGATGGAGATCTTACCTGCGTTTTCTATGACAGTTTTAACGAAACTATTGTTCTCACAGCGTTCATCGGGAGAGAATATCCAATATCATATTCTCTTTCCGGTGACAAATTTACCAGTGACCCGGTTAGCCCCAGGATTGTACACGCTGCCCAATCGCCTTCAGGCTCACGCTTTGTTATGGCAAACGGTATGAAGCAGATGTATCTGTGCGACGCAACCGCTAGCGGGTCCCTCATCCCAACGAAAATGAAGAAGGCCATATCTAAAATAAACCCTTCAGCCTTTCGGCCAGACCAGTTGGCATTTTCATTCCCTGGTGAAAACGAGGTGTTTGCATTCTGGGCGAAGGAGGGTAAGCTGATGCTCAGAACGATCAGTTTGCACACCGGCGGCGAGGCCGTCAGCGATTATGACCTACGGCCAGAATTCGACCGACTGATAGCCGAACGTCCACTTATTACTGACTTCCACAGGCCGCGTCACCAGCCATCATCACTGTCACGGCAGGTTGATTCGGAAATAGAAGGGCTTCAGTCCATCCCTAGGCCGAATCTCCCGGAATTACCGGCCATCTAG
- the SED4 gene encoding S53 family peptidase (COG:O;~EggNog:ENOG410PI5I;~InterPro:IPR036852,IPR015366,IPR030400;~MEROPS:MER0078639;~PFAM:PF09286;~SECRETED:SignalP(1-24);~go_function: GO:0004252 - serine-type endopeptidase activity [Evidence IEA];~go_function: GO:0008236 - serine-type peptidase activity [Evidence IEA];~go_process: GO:0006508 - proteolysis [Evidence IEA]), giving the protein MVSFSVLTRVIPLVASCFISAVAGDASYVAVEKLQNVPVGWLKGPAAPPSKMMKFHIAVRPEKAAEFEQTVLDMSTPGHPNYGQHMKRDEVRDFVRPSDYTMEQVLSWLDSENILKESMKIRGNWVEVTMPVSQAESLMKTRFYRYTHRETRRNTIRTLDYSVPREMRPYIQTIQPTTHFEQPNAQVIHPTFRPISMTPSSSHREPPVNCSSQVTPGCLRELYGLYDTESKPDPRNRLGISGYLDQYARYSDFHKFMGMFAQNRTDANFTVETINGGLNLQNSSIGSTEASLDVQYAVALAYNPLTTYYTTGGRGPFIPEAGESGESESTNEPYLEQLHYLLDLSDDELPAVLSTSYGETEQSVPESYSEASCHLFAQLGARGVSVLFSSGDDGVGGSCLTNDGTNRTRFQPIFPASCPFVTSVGGTYKTDPEIAVDFSGGGFSDRFKRPAYQDASVGSYLEKLGKKWEGLYNPEGRGIPDVAAQAVNYIIVDHDKTYEIGGTSASAPTFAAIVSRLNAERLKDGNPRLGFLNPWLYSLNQTGFTDIVDGRSAGCVNSNIGSADGYATWNATTGWDPATGLGTPFYNTLVKVAREL; this is encoded by the exons ATGGTTTCCTTCTCCGTTCTCACCAGGGTAATTCCCCTCGTTGCCTCATGTTTCATTTCCGCCGTGGCTGGCGATGCTAGCTATGTCGCCGTCGAGAAACTCCAAAACGTACCAGTTGGCTGGCTAAAGGGGCCCGCAGCACCCCCGTCaaagatgatgaagtttCACATAGCAGTTCGTCCGGAGAAGGCTGCCGAATTCGAACAGACGGTACTTGATATGTCGACGCCCGGCCACCCCAATTATGGTCAGCATATGAAACGTGATGAGGTCAGGGATTTCGTTCGCCCTTCAGATTACACAATGGAGCAGGTTCTATCTTGGCTAGATTCGGAAAATATACTCAAGGAGTCCATGAAGATCCGTGGGAACTGGGTCGAAGTTACGATGCCCGTATCCCAAGCGGAgtcgttgatgaagaccagGTTCTATAGGTATACCCACCGAGAAACTCGTAGAAATACGATCAGGACACTCGATTACTCGGTACCACGAGAAATGCGCCCATATATTCAGACAATCCAGCCGACAACTCATTTTGAACAGCCTAATGCACAGGTGATACACCCAACCTTCAGGCCAATTTCTATGACTCCTTCATCGTCACATCGTGAGCCGCCAGTGAACTGCTCGAGCCAAGTGACTCCTGGTTGTCTCCGCGAGTTATATGGCCTCTATGACACGGAATCCAAGCCTGATCCTCGCAACCGGCTCGGTATATCCGGCTACTTGGATCAGTATGCACGCTACAGCGATTTCCACAAGTTCATGGGCATGTTCGCGCAGAACAGGACAGACGCCAACTTCACCGTCGAGACCATCAACGGAGGTCTTAACCTTCAGAACTCATCTATTGGTAGTACCGAGGCCAGCTTGGATGTTCAATACGCGGTAGCGCTTGCATACAACCCGTTAACAACCTACTATACCACGGGAGGTCGCGGCCCATTCATCCCGGAGGCTGGCGAGTCAGGAGAAAGCGAGTCTACCAATGAGCCATACCTCGAACAACTCCACTATCTACTCGATCTCTCGGACGACGAGCTTCCTGCAGTTCTGTCGACCTCATATGGTGAGACGGAGCAGAGCGTTCCCGAGTCCTACTCCGAAGCGTCCTGCCATCTATTCGCCCAGCTTGGTGCGCGTGGTGTCTCCGTTCTCTTCAGTAGTGGTGATGACGGCGTTGGTGGCTCATGCTTGACAAACGATGGTACCAACAGGACAAGATTCCAACCCATATTTCCCGCCTCATGCCCTTTCGTCACCTCAGTCGGTGGGACATATAAGACCGACCCTGAGATAGCCGTTGACTTCTCCGGAGGGGGTTTCTCAGACCGATTCAAGCGCCCGGCTTATCAAGACGCAAGTGTTGGTAGTTATTTGGAAAAACTTGGCAAGAAATGGGAGGGACTGTATAACcctgaaggaagaggaatccCTGACGTTGCTGCACAAGCGGTCAACTATATTATTGTCGACCATGACAAGACGTATGAAATTGGAGGCACCAG CGCGTCTGCACCCACGTTTGCAGCAATCGTGTCGCGACTCAACGCAGAAAGATTGAAGGACGGCAACCCAAGACTCGGCTTTCTTAACCCCTGGCTCTACTCTCTGAACCAAACTGGCTTTACTGATATCGTTGATGGACGCTCGGCTGGTTGTGTGAACTCGAACATCGGAAGTGCAGATGGTTATGCTACTTGGAACGCAACAACTGGGTGGGATCCTGCCACGGGATTGGGCACTCCTTTTTACAATACCCTGGTGAAAGTAGCAAGAGAGCTGTGA